Part of the Mercenaria mercenaria strain notata chromosome 8, MADL_Memer_1, whole genome shotgun sequence genome is shown below.
ataggtcatatggcgactttccagctttactggtggaggaagaccccaggtgcccctccgtgcatcatttcatcacgagcctgggtagaaccaccgaccttccgtaagccagctggatggcttcctcacatgaagaattcaacgtcccgagtgaggctcgaacccacatcgatgaggggcaagagatttgaagtcaacgaccttaaccactcggccacggaggccccttataaaataaaaacgtctTTTAAAACACGTTTTAAAGCCGTCATAAAAACTTCTTTGTCTATGAGAAAATGCAAGTTTTCGTTCTTCTAAGCTGCAATAACATTTACAACATGAACTGTTACAAAAAAACTATGATAGGATATACCGGTATGTTGGATCGGAAGTTCAATAATTTCCTTACTTCATAATAGAACGGACGGGtatagcatttttattgtattttcaaaatacaatgtatttactagggttacaaaattcatgaaaatggactaaaactagtaaatgatatttttttgcaCTTCCTAAAATGTTcctaattgttattaaaattggGCTGTTGTCTAGCTATTTTCAAGATGGTataattacttttaataataatattcatacattttagTCAAGTTATTCCTGAGAACtatacttacatgcaaaactgtcacaaaatttctatgttaaaaaaaggcataattttgatataaaaataaaatctagagTTACGTAACTTGCCACATGAAGTCAACTCGGGATGCAGAagtcatgtgtgaagtttgaaagaaTTTGACCATGTCCTTTTGAAAAACCAGCTAATATGCAATTCTGAattataaaggggcataattttgaaacgACCACAGCCCAAGTTATGTAAATTGTCCGGTAAGGTGACCTAAAATGCCCAATATAACAGTGAACTTTTAAAGTATTAAGCCaagtagttaaaaagaaatggCTTACATGCTAAAATTTTGTTACACAGACTGGGCGCTGATGAAAGGGAGGCAACTTGAGCTTTAGTCACCTTTTATAAGAATATATTACATGCATTATGAATGCATAAATGATGGGGGTACAGACATTCCATTATTTTGTATTAATCTAAAAAACTACAAATATGAATGTGTTTTCTTAgcttatataatactgaataTGAAGCCAAACTTACTGCATAAACCATTGGACTATAGTCTGTAAGGGTATGATGAATGATGGAAATTGATGGAAATAGTTTAAAGATTTATATGTCAACCTATAACACAGTAAATGAACCTGGATATTGAATAGCACAGATGACAATGTCATCTATTTGACTTTTACAACTATTCTTATAGATGTGGCTGGTTCTAATCTGTCTAAAAGTGACATGTTACAATCTATTCAATCTTAcatacactatatattgacattCCATTTTTTTTGTCTTGTCACAAGAGACACAAGATTAAAGCTAAAGCAAACATTATTTTCTGATTGATTTGACATCATGATTTGACATCATATTACAAAGCATATACCTTGTTGAAAACCATTTCGCGTAACGTTTTGTTTGATTATATTTGGTCATTATACTATTTTGTTATAATCTAAAGAGATTGGATATCAAATAAAGGgttaattttgtaataaagaaCAATGTGATGAATACAGATGGAGCGTACCTGGAGGAGAAACAcataatatttctaaaaattCTAATATCAACAATAGTAGCTCAAAATCTCTTTACAATACAATGGTTGGGTAATTTGAGAAGCGATAAATTATAAATTGTTGTTTTCTCTTAACATTTACGATTTGGATGTTTGAGCACTAGTTGACCCTGATCTTGTCTCAGTCTAGTAACATAATTGATAACTACAAAACCAATACGTAACTTCATTAATAGCTCTATGTTCaatctattttaattttaatcttTATCTCTTCGTACAATATcatacaaaactaaaatttctggataacaaacatatatttcttttctgtCCTGAATTCTGATTTCGCTCTTTATTCCTCCAATCTGAATTTCACAATAGCCTTGTTTttcatttgagccgcatcatgagaaaaccaacatagtgcatttgcacagcctggtcaggatccatgctgtttgccaacaatttctttaattgcaatagactaagaaagcgaacagcatggatcctacccagactgcgcggacatgcaggctggtctggatccatgctggtcgcaaatgcactatgttggttttctcatgatgcggctcatctTATCAAGACTGCaaacattcaaataaaactgCGAATTCAAAACattatacttttattttctttcttttttaatttccgCTTTAGCTCTTCGTTCTTTCTGCTTTAATTTTGCCCAAGCTTGGTCTTTTATTTCTTGCCGAACCCGCATAGATGCTGTATATGTGCACATCTCTTTCAACTTAGCTTCCATAGcacttttcatatttatttcatctGGTATATGCACATAGCGAATTGTTTTTCCATTGACAAAAAATTTATCAAACTTTTTCTTGCCTGTTAATGATTTAAACACAACATCTTCCATGCTTATATTCATATATCCATCCACATGTTTAATTACACCCGTTACTTCTTTCTCATCTCTCATTTCTACTGTTGTTCTCTTCCCTTCCACCACTTTCAAGAGACACAGCATACTGTTCATCATATAAAACTTTTCACGTTTTGTCTCCATGgtgaagttgttgttgtttttctatacaaaattaaGCGTTAATTCTGAATCGACTTCTGGCATTAAAACGCCTGAATTTAAATATCAACACTAATGCTTAACACCATAAATTCTGTATGTGAAATATCTTACAGGGTGAAGGTACCCAGGATAATTGACTGACAAGATTTCAAGAACTGTCCATCTCTTTTTGCAGTTTTTGCAGTATTTCTTCGGTGTTTCCTCCAGAAATTACTACTGTCTTGTTACGCGACTTGGACCCCtgaaatgataaatttttaaagCTGAAAAGAAAGGAAAGAGTCCTAAATTCAGGTATCAAAAACAGAAATGCTACGGAATAATTTGCTTCATATTTTATGATCACTGCAAGTGCTATAAATTTCTTTCAGTATATGTTTGAATaacaatatactgtaaaatcatttaatttcgtgggcataaattttcgtggttttggtcaaaatggcattttcatggggatatgaattcgtggatttcaacttttgaacataaaatgaatgggaatttttctattttgttgggattaaatttcaaggattgactcaaccacgaaatccatgaaaattagtcccccacgaatattagtgatttcacagtatttttagAATTATTGATTTTAAACGAGTGTGTTACCAGAAATCAAGTAAAGACAGCTGTAATATACATTACAAGCAAACGCATGCATACTAGGAActagaaaataaagaagaaatatagAGTGCATGGATTACTCAAGCACACATACTCAACCAACTGATTTTGGTCTAAGTAATTTTCCTCCTTTTTTTCTATATGAAATTACCACCACTGGGATGAGCATTGATAACTCTTTACCTGGTCCCTATGCATTAATCTATTCTTCATTGCTACTAGGCAAACTTGAGCACATTTTCCAAATGGTTAATTCAAATTTTTGCATGTCGTGAGAATGTTACGATAAATTCTTGGATTATCTGTCAGAAgtgtttgtatgtatatttaaacTGATAATGAGACTTTTACTAATGAAAGATTTCTATCAAGTTAAAGCAATGTAATTACAAATGTACTTAAAATTTGTACATGTTCTTTGGAAAATGCCACAAGTGCGCTGATATTGCGCATCTCATTGTTTCTGCCAATGAAAATTggtttaatctttagcctgctggcagcaagtgattctgcctttgtgaccagtgcagactgtgatcagcctgcactgacgtgtttgctattcagtcagtaaattttttgtGAACACCCATTtgagtaataaatggtattgcccaaactgaatgattgaCTAATCAATTTTAGAACTTTAGcaggcaggctaaaggttgaattTCCCAGGATGTAAGTTGATCAATGTTTGGGTCGTTCAAAACCATGGGTAATTTTAGCTTTTTGCTCGACTCCTTGAGACCCTGAGCGATCAGTGTTTAACTGGATGTAACCTGACAAATCTCACCATATCTTCAATTATACAGTGGACTTTATTTTTCCATGTAACACCTATGGAAACATTATAAAACACAATACAAAGCATTAAATCTGTCAATGATTGTTCCAATATTTAACTGACATCAATCAGAGCTTCATCTGGATGGGTTAGATACCTACTGGTATAGTATTTTCACCTGACTAAGCTAATTTGTGACTTACAGCCTGCAAACTAAAAGCAACAGCTTTTATACTTCCAGAAACAGAAAGTGCTGACTGGTGGGCAGACAGGGAATGCTATTCCATATgggtttttttcaaaacagattaCAAAAATGTCTCGAACAAAAGGAATCATCAAGTAACAATTGGCAATCATTCAAGGAAGTTTAAAAGCTCCATGT
Proteins encoded:
- the LOC123566095 gene encoding U7 snRNA-associated Sm-like protein LSm10 isoform X2, with amino-acid sequence METKREKFYMMNSMLCLLKVVEGKRTTVEMRDEKEVTGVIKHVDGYMNISMEDVVFKSLTGKKKFDKFFVNGKTIRYVHIPDEINMKSAMEAKLKEMCTYTASMRVRQEIKDQAWAKLKQKERRAKAEIKKERK